In the Staphylococcus sp. IVB6240 genome, one interval contains:
- a CDS encoding Na+/H+ antiporter family protein — protein sequence MNAVLIAVLLMIVLCLCRLNVVISLFISALVGGIISGLSLEKTISVFTSNIVDGAEVALSYALLGGFAALISYSGITDYLVQKIIRAIRAEDTKVSRIKVKSVIIISLLVLSVMSQNVIPVHIAFIPIVIPPLLSLFNELKMDRRLIAVIIGFGLCFPYVLLPFGFGHIFQEIIQKGFEKANHPIEFSMIWKAMIIPASGYIIGLILALIYYRKPRIYKPIQMNDEVNQTELKPYVLVVTVVAILATFIVQTVTDSMIFGALAGVLVFFLSGAYTWRNLDDKFVDGIKIMAYIGVVILTANGFAGVMNETGDVQKLVEGLTTIAGDNKFISIVLMYVIGLIVTLGIGSSFATIPIISALFIPFGESIGLSTMALIALIGTASALGDSGSPASDSTLGPTAGLNIDGQHDQIRDTCVPNFVFYNIPLIVMGTIAALVL from the coding sequence ATGAATGCTGTATTAATCGCAGTATTATTAATGATTGTTTTATGTTTATGTCGACTGAATGTCGTCATTAGTTTATTTATAAGTGCACTAGTAGGGGGGATTATCTCAGGTTTATCACTTGAGAAAACAATCTCCGTATTCACATCAAATATCGTTGATGGTGCAGAAGTGGCATTAAGTTATGCTTTACTGGGTGGATTTGCGGCACTGATTTCATACAGTGGTATCACAGATTATCTTGTACAGAAGATTATTCGTGCTATTCGTGCAGAAGATACCAAAGTTTCTCGTATTAAAGTGAAAAGTGTCATCATTATTAGTTTACTCGTATTAAGTGTGATGAGTCAGAACGTGATCCCAGTGCATATAGCGTTTATTCCGATTGTCATCCCACCGTTACTTAGCTTATTTAATGAATTGAAAATGGACCGTCGTTTAATTGCGGTGATTATCGGCTTTGGTCTATGTTTCCCATATGTTTTACTACCATTTGGTTTTGGTCATATCTTCCAAGAGATTATTCAAAAAGGTTTTGAAAAAGCAAATCACCCCATTGAATTCTCAATGATTTGGAAGGCAATGATTATTCCGGCAAGTGGATATATTATTGGTTTAATACTGGCATTAATTTATTATCGCAAGCCACGAATATATAAGCCAATTCAAATGAATGATGAAGTGAATCAAACAGAATTAAAACCATATGTACTAGTCGTAACTGTAGTTGCAATTTTAGCGACATTCATTGTTCAAACAGTGACAGACTCTATGATATTTGGTGCATTAGCAGGTGTACTTGTATTCTTCTTATCAGGTGCATACACTTGGAGAAATTTAGATGATAAGTTTGTTGATGGTATTAAAATTATGGCATACATTGGTGTTGTAATTTTAACTGCGAACGGATTTGCAGGCGTGATGAATGAAACAGGAGATGTGCAAAAGCTTGTTGAAGGACTTACAACAATTGCAGGCGATAATAAGTTTATTAGCATCGTCCTTATGTATGTCATTGGCTTAATTGTCACATTAGGTATTGGTTCATCATTTGCGACAATTCCAATCATCTCAGCACTGTTTATTCCATTCGGTGAATCAATTGGCCTAAGCACAATGGCTTTAATTGCATTGATTGGTACAGCGAGCGCATTAGGTGACTCAGGATCTCCAGCAAGTGATTCAACACTTGGACCTACAGCAGGTTTAAACATTGATGGTCAACACGATCAAATTCGTGACACATGTGTACCGAACTTTGTATTCTACAATATTCCACTTATCGTAATGGGAACAATTGCTGCACTTGTACTATAA